CTGCTGCTGAAGCTAGCTCATCTGCTACAGCTATAGAGGTAACTTTGAGCTGATAACCATACATATCTTTAATTCCTCGATAATCTAGAAGTGGTTCCAATCCAGCAACGCCTATAGCTATATTTGTCTGACCTTCTCTCCAAGGTCTCCCGAAAGTATCTGATATTATCACTGCAATATCCACTTTTGCTCTTTGCTTTATCTCAGCTCTGATAGTCTTAGCAGACATATCAGGATCGATTGGCAAGAGAGAGGCCATTCCACTTTCAATATTTGATCTATCGACTCCTGCATTGGCGCAAATAAATCCATGCTTAGTCTCAGCTATGATTATTCCTCGGTCCATTCTAACAATCCTCTTAGACTCTTGAAGAACAACTTCTACAAGTCGAGGGTCTTTTTCGCCACTTATCATTAAAGCGAATTCCGAAGGTGTTATTTTTTCTAAATTTACAAGCCGTCCCTCAGCCTTGGAGACTATCTTATGAGTCACGACTAGTATATCTTCATCTAAAATAGTTATGCCTTGGCTCTGGATTGCATCGATAATCAGATTTGATACATTGTCTCCGGGCTTGACTTCAGGGATTCCTTTAATTCCTATAATCGTTATATTTGATGACATCTTCTAATCATTTCACAGACAACATTAAAATAACCTTTTATAAATTCTGAAATTATATGATATTATGAGAGAAAGGTAGTTTGAAGGTGGAATTTTGGAAAGATCAATTAAAGAAAAACATTTGTACAATTGAGGAGTTAAAAGAAAACATCCCTTTAGATAAGAAAGAAGAAGATATTTTAAAGAAAATTTCTCTAAGACATCCAATAAATATTACAAGGCATTACTTATCTTTAATAGATGTTGAAGATAAAGATGACCCCCTGAGAAAAATCTTAGTTCCTTCAATTTTTGAATTGTCTAGGAAAGGGTCATATGATACAAGCGGAGAGAAAAAGAATGTAAAAGTCACAGGTCTCCAACATAAATATGACCAAACAGCTCTTATTTTAACAACAAATTACTGCGCTTCATATTGTAGGTTCTGCTTTAGAAGAAGATTGATTGGCGTATCAAATAAAGAAGTTCTCTCAGAATTGGATTCAGTTATCAAATATATCAGTGAACATAAGGAGATAAACAACGTTCTTCTTAGTGGGGGAGATA
The DNA window shown above is from Candidatus Methylarchaceae archaeon HK02M2 and carries:
- the cofE gene encoding coenzyme F420-0:L-glutamate ligase, giving the protein MSSNITIIGIKGIPEVKPGDNVSNLIIDAIQSQGITILDEDILVVTHKIVSKAEGRLVNLEKITPSEFALMISGEKDPRLVEVVLQESKRIVRMDRGIIIAETKHGFICANAGVDRSNIESGMASLLPIDPDMSAKTIRAEIKQRAKVDIAVIISDTFGRPWREGQTNIAIGVAGLEPLLDYRGIKDMYGYQLKVTSIAVADELASAAELVMGKVGMTPLAIIRGYRYLMREGSARLLIRPYAKDLFR
- a CDS encoding KamA family radical SAM protein, translated to MEFWKDQLKKNICTIEELKENIPLDKKEEDILKKISLRHPINITRHYLSLIDVEDKDDPLRKILVPSIFELSRKGSYDTSGEKKNVKVTGLQHKYDQTALILTTNYCASYCRFCFRRRLIGVSNKEVLSELDSVIKYISEHKEINNVLLSGGDTLTLENNIIKEYLERLTEIDHLKYIRIGSRVPIVFPSRIIGDNSLLEILKESTLKKRVHIVTHFIHPREITPKSTEAFNKLLNCGLIVHNQTVLLKKINDNPNVLADILNKLVSIGVNPYYV